In one window of Leptospira sp. GIMC2001 DNA:
- a CDS encoding glycine/sarcosine N-methyltransferase, with protein sequence MKSNVDNNQATQDFGLEPIKTRETDHYTQEYIHSFVEKWDQLIDWEARAKSEGYFFIDELKKRGKHKILDVATGTGFHSVRLWKEDFEVTSVDGSPAMLAKAFQNGRKHDLILRTVQADWRWLNKDVHGKFDAVICLGNSFTHLFDENDRRKALAEFYAALRHDGILIIDQRNYDSILDNGFSSKHTYYYCGDNVKAEPEYIDDGLARFQYTFPDQSKFHLNMYPIRKNYFSNLLKEVGFQTVSTYGDFQETYHQDEPDFYVHIAEKTYSGKG encoded by the coding sequence ATGAAGTCAAATGTAGATAACAATCAAGCAACACAAGATTTTGGATTAGAACCCATTAAAACTCGCGAAACAGATCACTATACCCAAGAGTATATTCACTCTTTTGTGGAAAAATGGGATCAACTTATAGATTGGGAAGCCCGTGCCAAAAGTGAAGGTTATTTTTTTATTGATGAACTGAAAAAACGTGGTAAGCATAAAATTCTGGATGTTGCTACGGGCACAGGATTTCACTCTGTTAGGTTATGGAAAGAGGATTTTGAAGTTACTTCTGTGGATGGAAGTCCTGCTATGCTTGCTAAAGCATTTCAAAATGGAAGAAAACATGATCTTATTCTAAGAACCGTTCAAGCAGATTGGAGATGGCTCAACAAAGATGTTCATGGTAAGTTCGATGCTGTAATCTGTCTTGGTAATTCTTTTACACATCTATTTGATGAGAATGATCGAAGAAAAGCGCTCGCAGAATTCTATGCTGCATTAAGACATGATGGTATTCTGATTATCGATCAGCGTAACTATGATTCTATTTTGGACAATGGTTTTTCAAGCAAACACACTTATTACTATTGTGGTGACAATGTAAAAGCAGAACCAGAATATATTGATGATGGTCTTGCTAGATTTCAATACACATTTCCGGATCAATCTAAATTTCATTTAAATATGTATCCTATTCGAAAGAATTACTTTAGCAATCTCTTGAAGGAAGTCGGATTCCAAACTGTATCAACTTATGGAGATTTCCAAGAAACTTATCACCAAGATGAACCTGATTTCTATGTTCATATTGCTGAGAAAACATATTCGGGTAAAGGTTGA
- a CDS encoding BCCT family transporter codes for MNVKNLSLFFLSGFLFLAFAFPNRFRIFTGSSLNFIISKFGWFYLLVCILLLAYCIFLTISRFGNIKLGEDGEEPQYSYTSWLAMLFSAGMGIGLVFYGMAEPLSHFAEPPLGQADPKTPQAAFLALRYTFFHWGLHPWAIYAIVGMSLAYFQFRKKDQSLISSLFQPIGLKPNSMGATLIDAISICGVAFGVATSLGLGSLQIHSGLTRLFGLPSGISVTLILIAITTILYLISACTGLDRGIRILSNTNMFLAGFLILFVLFAGPTNFLVELFFTSIGNYLQNFLAMSFRMAPFTDSTWLQDWTLFYWAWWISWAPFVGTFIARISRGRTIREFMIGTLLVPTIISAIWFSILGGTGIYLEMFNGIELVANSSTDPSSTLFLGLENLPLGNYINFLAIVLVLIFFVTSADSATFVLGMMASKGVPNPTLISKLIWGTIISLIASGLLLNGGLDALQTLAIIISLPFAFLLFLLMFSIHKALHQDLESSKGKKNI; via the coding sequence TTGAATGTAAAAAATCTTTCTCTTTTTTTTCTTTCAGGGTTCCTATTTTTAGCATTTGCCTTTCCCAATAGATTTCGAATATTTACGGGATCTTCATTAAATTTCATTATTTCTAAATTCGGTTGGTTCTACCTCCTTGTCTGTATTCTGTTACTAGCTTATTGTATTTTTCTTACTATCAGTCGTTTCGGCAATATTAAGTTAGGTGAAGATGGCGAAGAACCTCAGTATTCTTATACCTCTTGGCTAGCAATGTTGTTCTCGGCGGGCATGGGAATCGGATTGGTTTTCTATGGAATGGCGGAACCACTCTCGCATTTTGCTGAGCCACCTCTAGGGCAGGCAGATCCCAAAACTCCGCAAGCTGCTTTTCTTGCTCTAAGGTATACTTTTTTTCATTGGGGTCTACATCCTTGGGCAATCTATGCAATTGTTGGAATGAGTCTTGCCTACTTTCAATTTCGAAAAAAAGACCAATCTTTGATTTCATCTCTCTTTCAGCCTATCGGACTCAAACCCAATTCTATGGGAGCAACACTCATTGATGCGATTTCTATTTGCGGAGTTGCGTTTGGTGTTGCAACATCTCTCGGTCTAGGTAGCTTGCAGATTCATTCAGGATTGACTCGACTATTTGGTCTGCCTTCTGGGATCTCAGTTACTCTTATCCTCATTGCCATAACGACAATACTCTATCTAATATCAGCTTGTACGGGATTGGATCGGGGAATTAGAATATTAAGTAATACAAATATGTTTCTCGCTGGCTTTTTGATTCTCTTTGTACTTTTTGCTGGGCCTACAAACTTTTTGGTTGAACTATTCTTCACATCAATTGGCAATTATTTGCAGAATTTTCTTGCGATGAGTTTTCGGATGGCACCATTTACAGATTCCACATGGTTGCAAGATTGGACGCTTTTCTATTGGGCATGGTGGATTTCTTGGGCTCCTTTCGTTGGGACATTCATTGCTAGAATCTCAAGAGGAAGAACCATCCGAGAATTTATGATTGGAACGCTTCTTGTTCCAACTATTATATCTGCAATTTGGTTTTCTATTCTCGGTGGAACAGGAATCTATTTGGAGATGTTCAATGGAATAGAATTGGTTGCAAATTCTTCCACCGATCCATCATCAACTTTGTTCCTGGGTTTAGAAAATCTTCCATTAGGTAACTATATCAACTTTCTTGCAATTGTGTTAGTTCTCATATTCTTCGTTACAAGTGCTGATTCGGCAACTTTTGTTTTGGGGATGATGGCATCCAAAGGCGTACCCAATCCAACTCTGATTTCAAAGTTGATCTGGGGAACTATTATATCCTTAATCGCATCTGGTCTATTATTGAACGGAGGTTTGGATGCGCTTCAAACACTTGCCATCATTATCTCACTGCCTTTTGCCTTTTTACTTTTTCTACTCATGTTTTCGATTCATAAAGCATTGCACCAAGATTTAGAATCTTCGAAAGGGAAAAAAAATATCTAG
- a CDS encoding SAM-dependent methyltransferase, whose protein sequence is MSSQASSIDKAKNYYNSSDADEFYFHVWGGEDIHIGLYDPPGIPIRQASRNTVSKMAKLVEANLKPASKVLDLGAGYGGAARYLAKTYGCHVTCLNLSEVENDRNRDMSQKAGLSELITVIDGNFENLPFEDSSFDVIWSEDAILHSGNKPKVFQEVSRVLSQKGDFVFTDPMQSQNCPEGVLQPIYDRIHLDSLGSFDYYGELAKESGMTQSATLDYSIYLPIHYQSVRDNLVVNRNKLLKNISEEFLNRMITGLGHWIDGGNKGYLAWGILHFRKS, encoded by the coding sequence ATGAGTAGCCAAGCTTCATCTATCGACAAGGCCAAGAATTATTACAATAGTTCTGATGCAGATGAATTCTATTTTCATGTGTGGGGTGGTGAAGACATTCATATTGGTTTGTATGATCCTCCTGGAATTCCGATTCGGCAAGCTTCGAGAAACACCGTTTCGAAGATGGCAAAGCTTGTTGAAGCCAACCTAAAGCCTGCAAGCAAAGTCCTTGATCTTGGCGCGGGATATGGCGGTGCAGCAAGGTATCTTGCTAAGACTTACGGTTGCCATGTAACTTGCCTCAACCTCAGTGAAGTCGAGAACGATCGCAATCGAGATATGTCTCAAAAGGCTGGTCTTTCGGAACTAATCACTGTTATAGATGGAAATTTTGAAAATTTACCATTTGAAGATTCTAGTTTTGATGTAATTTGGTCTGAAGATGCGATTTTGCACAGTGGCAACAAACCAAAAGTATTTCAAGAAGTGTCTCGCGTATTGTCGCAGAAAGGAGATTTTGTTTTTACAGATCCTATGCAATCGCAGAATTGTCCAGAGGGCGTCTTACAACCAATATACGATCGTATTCATTTGGATTCACTCGGAAGCTTTGATTACTACGGAGAATTGGCTAAAGAATCTGGAATGACTCAATCTGCGACTTTGGATTATTCTATATATCTTCCAATTCACTATCAATCAGTCAGAGATAATTTGGTCGTGAATAGAAATAAATTATTGAAAAATATATCGGAAGAATTCTTAAATCGAATGATAACCGGTTTGGGTCACTGGATTGATGGTGGCAACAAAGGTTACCTCGCTTGGGGAATTCTCCATTTTCGAAAAAGTTAG
- a CDS encoding arsenate reductase family protein, which translates to MNLQIFGTKKCKETKKAEMFFKERRTKFQLINLAEKPMSKGEITAILGNITLDDLIDTESKVYKDKNLQYMKYDKLEMLLDNPLLLKTPIVRDGKRATIGFKPEVWKTWLSI; encoded by the coding sequence TTGAATCTTCAGATATTTGGAACAAAAAAATGCAAAGAAACCAAAAAAGCAGAGATGTTTTTCAAAGAAAGACGGACTAAGTTCCAATTGATCAATCTAGCTGAGAAGCCAATGAGCAAAGGCGAGATTACTGCAATTTTAGGGAACATAACTCTCGATGATCTAATCGATACTGAATCAAAAGTTTATAAAGATAAAAATCTACAATACATGAAGTATGATAAGCTCGAAATGTTGCTTGACAATCCGTTGCTCCTTAAGACACCCATAGTTCGCGATGGCAAAAGGGCAACGATTGGATTCAAACCAGAAGTTTGGAAAACTTGGTTATCAATCTAA
- a CDS encoding DoxX family protein — MILTYWNRYQDTGLFLVRVGLGIMFILHGLPKLTGGVEAWTKIGSAMGFIGVSAYPAFWGLMAGLAEFGGGILLIAGFLFRPACLALAFTMFVATVYHVNTGDGFNKFSHAMEDGIVFLGLFIIGPGKYAIDQKFVIHRTS; from the coding sequence ATGATTTTAACTTATTGGAATCGATATCAGGATACCGGATTGTTTTTGGTTCGGGTTGGCTTGGGGATCATGTTCATTTTGCACGGTCTACCAAAACTTACAGGCGGCGTTGAAGCTTGGACTAAAATCGGTTCTGCAATGGGATTTATAGGTGTCTCTGCCTATCCAGCATTCTGGGGACTTATGGCAGGACTTGCGGAATTCGGCGGTGGAATACTACTGATTGCGGGATTTCTTTTTAGACCGGCTTGTCTTGCACTTGCGTTCACAATGTTCGTTGCAACTGTTTATCATGTGAACACGGGAGATGGTTTCAATAAATTTTCCCACGCAATGGAAGATGGAATCGTATTTCTAGGTCTTTTCATCATAGGCCCAGGCAAATATGCTATCGATCAGAAATTCGTAATTCACAGAACAAGCTGA